In Armatimonadota bacterium, the genomic stretch TACATCTGCACGGGGTCGTCGGCCTTCTCGCCGAGGCGGAAGGGCGGGCTGGGCGTGGTCGGGGCCAGCAGCAGGTCATGATGCTCGAACGCGCGTTCGAAGTCGCCGCGGATGAGGGTGCGCACCTGTGACGCCTTGAGGTAGTAGGCGTCGTAGTAGCCGGCGCTGAGAGCATAGGTGCCGAGCATGATGCGCCGCTTGACCTCGGGGCCGAAGCCCTGCTCGCGCGTTTCCCGGTAGAGCTCGACGATGTCGGACGCGCCCGCGGGCGTGCGGTGGCCATAGGCGACGCCGTCGTAGCGCGCAAGGTTGGAGCTCGCCTCGGCGGGGGCGATGATGTAGTAAACCGGGATCACGTATTGCAGGTGCGGGGTCGAGACCTCCTCGCACACCGCGCCCAGGCCCTCGAGCACCCCCGCCGCCGCGCGCACCGCCTCCTCGATCGCGCTCGATACCCGGGAGCCGCGGTACTCGAAGAACTCGCGCGGGATGCCGACGCGTAAGCCTTTGACCCCGCCCTTCAGCGCCCCAGCGTAGTCCGGCACCTCCGCGTCAATCGAGGTCGAGTCCAACGGGTCATGCCCCGCCAGCACTTGCAGCAGCAGCGCGCAGTCCCGCGCGTCGCGCGCCATGGGGCCGACCTGGTCGAGGCTGGAAGCGAAGGCGATGAGCCCATACCGCGATACGCGGCCATAGGTTGGCTTGAGACCGGACACCCCGCAGAAGGCCGCCGGCTGGCGAATCGAACCGCCGGTATCGGTGCCGATGGCGAGAGGGGCCTCCAGGGCGGCCAGCGCCGCGGCCGATCCGCCGCTGGAGCCGCCGGGGACGCGGTGGAGCGCCCACGGGTTGCGGGTGGGACCGAAGGCGCTGTTCTCGGTGGACGAGCCCATGGCGAACTCGTCCAGGTTCGTCTTGCCCAGGAACACCAGCCCCGCCTCGCGCAGCCTCTGGATCACCGTGGCATCGTAGGGTGGAACGAAATCCTCGAGGATGCGCGAGCAGCAGGTGGTGGGAATGCCGCGGGTGCAGAGAATATCCTTGAGGGCGATAGGCACTCCCGCCAGCGGGCCGAGCTTCTCGCCGGCGCCGATGCGGCGGTCAACCTCCGCAGCCCGTTCGAGCGCCAGGTCGTCGGTTATGCGTACGAAGGCGTGAATGCGCGGCTCGACTGCGGCCATGCGCTCCAGGCAGGCGCGGGTCAGC encodes the following:
- the gatA gene encoding Asp-tRNA(Asn)/Glu-tRNA(Gln) amidotransferase subunit GatA, whose amino-acid sequence is MSNELLLTAAEAGRLIAARKLSSVELTRACLERMAAVEPRIHAFVRITDDLALERAAEVDRRIGAGEKLGPLAGVPIALKDILCTRGIPTTCCSRILEDFVPPYDATVIQRLREAGLVFLGKTNLDEFAMGSSTENSAFGPTRNPWALHRVPGGSSGGSAAALAALEAPLAIGTDTGGSIRQPAAFCGVSGLKPTYGRVSRYGLIAFASSLDQVGPMARDARDCALLLQVLAGHDPLDSTSIDAEVPDYAGALKGGVKGLRVGIPREFFEYRGSRVSSAIEEAVRAAAGVLEGLGAVCEEVSTPHLQYVIPVYYIIAPAEASSNLARYDGVAYGHRTPAGASDIVELYRETREQGFGPEVKRRIMLGTYALSAGYYDAYYLKASQVRTLIRGDFERAFEHHDLLLAPTTPSPPFRLGEKADDPVQM